Proteins from one Bacteroides zhangwenhongii genomic window:
- a CDS encoding acyltransferase family protein: MNTNRYEYIDALRGIAILFIVFGHIPMFCYGLPEAAQLSSFRAFTSMVQLPLFFFISGFLFSVKTVFNKSGGVKFEYIYRRARQLLLPAIVFGGLYLLVNGGSVLECIMDKFKSGYWFTWSLFEFLMMQVILEWIVRKFAWKEDGTKYAIVCIGGALGMYVLSLPIIYNQMNALSGILGLPLLRYFLYFVVGRLIRVYLYKLCMWEYRDVAVAMIVMIFAGLAIATWGINKAWDGIFFHLHLILFELSALLLFFAMFYRHRNYFVSSDRLMKVLVLVGRRTLDIYLLHYFFLPKDLHVIGSYFMEHPAPVIEFIVSFVVTIMIVAVCLLISELLRSSKLVAKWALGGK, translated from the coding sequence ATGAATACAAACCGCTATGAATACATTGATGCCCTACGTGGCATAGCTATTCTCTTTATTGTGTTTGGTCACATCCCTATGTTTTGTTATGGACTACCAGAAGCAGCACAACTTTCTTCGTTCAGGGCATTTACTTCTATGGTGCAACTTCCTTTGTTTTTCTTTATTTCCGGTTTTTTATTTAGTGTAAAAACAGTTTTTAATAAATCGGGAGGGGTGAAATTTGAGTACATATACAGAAGGGCCCGGCAATTGCTTTTACCGGCAATTGTATTTGGCGGTTTGTATCTATTAGTGAATGGAGGTAGCGTGCTAGAATGTATTATGGATAAATTTAAGTCCGGATATTGGTTTACATGGTCGCTTTTTGAATTTTTGATGATGCAGGTGATATTGGAATGGATTGTTAGAAAATTTGCATGGAAAGAGGATGGAACTAAATATGCGATAGTGTGTATAGGGGGTGCTTTGGGAATGTATGTTTTGTCATTGCCGATAATTTATAATCAGATGAATGCTTTGTCGGGGATATTGGGATTACCGCTGCTACGTTATTTTCTTTATTTTGTGGTGGGCAGACTTATCCGTGTATATCTATACAAACTATGTATGTGGGAATATCGGGATGTGGCAGTAGCTATGATTGTCATGATATTCGCAGGTTTGGCTATAGCAACATGGGGAATAAACAAAGCTTGGGATGGAATATTTTTTCATCTACATTTGATTCTATTTGAACTGTCTGCATTACTTCTATTTTTTGCGATGTTCTATCGTCATCGCAACTATTTTGTTTCTTCCGATAGATTAATGAAGGTACTTGTGCTAGTCGGTCGCCGAACACTCGATATTTATCTGCTTCATTACTTCTTTTTGCCTAAAGATTTACATGTAATAGGTTCGTATTTCATGGAGCATCCTGCTCCTGTGATAGAATTTATCGTTTCTTTCGTAGTTACTATAATGATTGTGGCGGTATGTCTGTTGATAAGTGAGTTGTTACGTTCAAGCAAATTAGTGGCGAAATGGGCTTTGGGTGGAAAATAA
- a CDS encoding acyltransferase family protein, protein METKNLAIDALRLPLIILVVFIHMNPTFDSVGYWGLTINTIAQVAVPCFFVIAGYFFVGNKPLTLEMYKVKLKKRVVTLLIPYLLWNLVPSLVLIGGNLFSIVFRGKSTEDLMIFLTDLWNDGLWHLWWDKVNGMPSDSPLWFLRDLIVMCVLAPVFYYFIKKGGKLAVVIWFLLYVFLPVSWAHLPGISITAVFFFNIGLYLRYNGIGLVGGSNRIYQLVCVATAFVLLILAVLFRNQGYLYSLFIPVGTFCSFILIGWAKPSVVKCLAKFSPTIFFVYAIHQTFVLVYMGKMVGRLLPDSYVGDVLVYFTVPFITTAVCIVIYYLLKLVSPRFLRVLCGGR, encoded by the coding sequence ATGGAAACTAAAAATTTAGCAATCGATGCACTTCGGCTTCCACTGATTATTCTGGTGGTGTTCATTCACATGAATCCAACATTTGATAGTGTGGGATATTGGGGGCTGACGATTAATACAATTGCCCAAGTGGCAGTGCCTTGCTTCTTTGTGATAGCTGGATATTTCTTTGTTGGGAATAAGCCGCTTACACTGGAAATGTATAAAGTGAAGCTGAAAAAGAGAGTGGTGACGCTACTCATTCCTTATTTGCTGTGGAACTTGGTACCTTCGTTAGTGCTGATTGGCGGCAATCTTTTCTCAATTGTATTTCGTGGCAAATCAACTGAAGACCTCATGATATTTCTTACAGATTTGTGGAACGATGGACTGTGGCATTTATGGTGGGACAAAGTGAATGGAATGCCTTCTGATTCTCCATTGTGGTTTTTAAGAGATTTGATAGTGATGTGTGTGCTGGCTCCAGTATTTTATTATTTCATCAAGAAGGGAGGAAAACTTGCGGTTGTTATTTGGTTTTTGTTATATGTATTCCTACCTGTCTCTTGGGCGCATCTTCCTGGTATAAGTATAACAGCTGTATTTTTCTTTAATATAGGTCTTTACTTAAGATACAATGGGATAGGTCTTGTTGGTGGAAGTAATAGAATATATCAGTTAGTCTGTGTCGCAACAGCGTTTGTCCTCTTGATATTGGCTGTGTTGTTTAGAAATCAGGGGTATCTATATTCATTGTTTATTCCTGTTGGGACTTTTTGCAGTTTTATTCTGATAGGATGGGCAAAGCCAAGTGTAGTGAAATGTTTAGCTAAGTTTTCACCCACTATATTCTTTGTTTATGCAATACATCAGACGTTTGTGTTGGTATATATGGGTAAGATGGTAGGAAGATTGCTGCCAGATAGTTATGTAGGTGACGTATTGGTATATTTCACTGTACCGTTTATAACAACGGCAGTATGTATCGTTATCTATTATTTGCTGAAACTGGTATCCCCTAGATTTCTTAGAGTGCTTTGTGGTGGACGATAA
- a CDS encoding glycosyltransferase family 2 protein: MNNKFVTFIMPAYNAAATIDETIRSLKEQDLDNWYLIVVDDGSSDNTKDIIEDIAKRDTRIKLITQTNQGPAVARANAIAIAETEYIAILDADDLLSKNYVRLLVDRAKDTKADIIMPNVKCIDKEGVIEENSHFGRQKLTAKMIINNSLEAFDMSVSWKLHGWMIIKTNLAKTYYTFDNVCYSKFNSDEYISRYLYLKSKTVALTTAIYFYRYVATSITHHFSVRHFDRILTLNHLANLCIDEDVPIETTHKVYSMYRSCIIQSFLLYELHSNEIDDGGKTFSMIMDTYKAYKKNFPSKLFQHVGLKEKIKYTISLSGENVIKLIVYMKSLLSTKKRTVKN, encoded by the coding sequence ATGAATAATAAATTTGTAACATTTATAATGCCAGCATATAATGCTGCTGCTACTATTGATGAGACAATACGGTCACTTAAAGAACAAGACCTCGATAATTGGTATCTTATTGTTGTAGATGATGGTAGTTCTGATAATACTAAAGATATAATAGAAGATATCGCTAAAAGAGACACTAGAATCAAACTGATAACTCAAACGAATCAGGGGCCTGCAGTAGCTAGGGCCAATGCTATTGCTATTGCTGAAACAGAGTATATTGCAATATTAGATGCCGATGATTTACTGTCTAAAAATTATGTGAGATTATTAGTTGATAGAGCAAAAGATACGAAGGCGGATATTATAATGCCTAATGTAAAATGTATAGATAAAGAGGGAGTAATAGAAGAAAATTCTCATTTTGGAAGGCAAAAACTGACAGCGAAAATGATAATAAATAATAGTTTAGAAGCTTTTGATATGTCTGTTTCATGGAAATTGCATGGATGGATGATAATTAAGACCAACTTAGCTAAAACGTATTATACATTTGATAATGTTTGCTATTCCAAATTTAATTCTGATGAATACATATCACGCTATTTGTATTTAAAATCTAAGACAGTAGCTCTTACTACTGCTATCTATTTTTATAGGTACGTTGCAACGAGTATAACTCATCATTTTTCAGTTCGTCATTTTGATCGTATATTAACTTTAAATCATTTAGCGAACTTGTGTATTGATGAAGATGTACCGATAGAAACAACCCATAAAGTTTACTCAATGTATAGGTCGTGCATAATTCAATCATTCTTATTATATGAATTACATTCTAATGAAATAGATGATGGAGGAAAAACATTTTCAATGATTATGGACACCTATAAAGCATATAAAAAGAATTTTCCTTCTAAATTATTTCAACATGTTGGATTAAAGGAAAAGATAAAATATACCATTTCTTTGTCTGGAGAAAATGTTATTAAGTTGATTGTATATATGAAATCATTATTGTCCACTAAAAAGCGGACGGTTAAAAATTGA
- a CDS encoding glycosyltransferase family 2 protein has translation MISIIIPVYNVERYLKECLDSVSILQGFEFEAILVDDGSSDSSGVICDEYARSDSRFKVIHQLNGGVSKARNAGLDAARGEWVWFVDSDDVVDVRCTTQIHQWLNRHNDTDYVMFDLKKFDDGDILVMDSVFGQYTEVNILQEKSKNDFLLRYVCAYHWTLWYRREVIERYNIRFTIGIRNSEDGEFMAKYLMVMQHPVKVDFPICYYRMREGSAMHLANAKKNIIDDVPVVFFNLLKWMDKVGISTESWLNYWFMKMIQNLLVNASQYPQLDRRQFQNTVGKMLQACKDKGFTFVNDKKMRLAGWNVSVYFLVNRLYLKIKGL, from the coding sequence ATGATTTCAATAATTATACCGGTATACAATGTCGAGAGATACTTGAAAGAATGTCTTGATAGTGTATCGATATTGCAGGGTTTTGAGTTTGAGGCTATTCTTGTGGATGATGGATCTTCAGATAGTTCTGGGGTGATCTGTGATGAGTATGCTCGCAGTGATTCAAGGTTTAAGGTCATTCATCAGCTAAATGGTGGAGTCAGTAAAGCGAGGAATGCTGGTCTTGATGCGGCGAGAGGGGAATGGGTATGGTTTGTGGATTCGGATGATGTAGTAGATGTACGATGTACCACACAAATCCATCAATGGCTAAATCGACATAATGATACTGATTATGTGATGTTTGATTTGAAGAAATTCGATGATGGTGACATACTTGTTATGGATTCTGTTTTCGGGCAGTACACAGAAGTGAATATCCTTCAAGAAAAATCTAAAAATGACTTCTTGCTAAGATATGTTTGTGCTTACCATTGGACTCTTTGGTATAGACGTGAAGTAATAGAAAGATATAATATTCGCTTTACAATAGGCATTAGGAATTCCGAAGATGGTGAGTTTATGGCTAAGTATCTCATGGTGATGCAGCATCCTGTGAAGGTGGATTTCCCAATATGTTATTATCGTATGCGAGAGGGGTCTGCCATGCATTTGGCTAATGCCAAGAAGAATATCATAGACGATGTACCTGTTGTGTTCTTTAATTTGCTCAAATGGATGGATAAGGTCGGCATTTCCACAGAATCATGGTTGAACTATTGGTTTATGAAGATGATACAAAATCTACTTGTTAATGCTTCACAATATCCACAGTTGGATAGAAGGCAGTTTCAAAATACTGTAGGAAAAATGCTTCAAGCTTGCAAAGATAAAGGTTTTACTTTTGTCAATGATAAAAAAATGAGATTGGCAGGATGGAATGTCTCAGTTTATTTTCTTGTCAATAGACTATATCTGAAAATTAAAGGTTTATAA
- a CDS encoding serine O-acetyltransferase, with protein MVNLIFGIIGWPHIFAYLFFRRKDKRIDMDLATYNGGKTGVTAFVSALKRNEYRNVFYFRIPLVFRLFLNLILRRVPDCKLQCAHIGGGVNIHHGWGTIVLAERIGEDFSVYQNVTVGYGKDGKPSIGNHVSIYSGAVVFGGITIGDHVRIAANTVVRTDIPPHSLVYGNPAVIVH; from the coding sequence ATGGTAAATTTGATTTTTGGTATTATCGGTTGGCCACATATTTTCGCTTATTTGTTCTTTAGAAGAAAGGATAAAAGAATAGACATGGATTTGGCAACCTATAACGGTGGAAAGACAGGTGTTACGGCTTTTGTCAGTGCCTTGAAAAGAAATGAATATCGCAATGTGTTTTACTTTCGAATTCCTCTTGTTTTTCGTCTCTTCTTGAACCTTATATTACGGCGAGTTCCTGATTGTAAGCTCCAGTGTGCCCATATCGGGGGGGGGGTGAATATACATCATGGCTGGGGGACAATCGTCCTTGCTGAACGAATAGGAGAGGATTTTTCAGTTTATCAAAATGTTACTGTTGGATATGGTAAGGATGGCAAGCCAAGTATAGGAAATCATGTAAGCATCTACTCTGGTGCTGTCGTTTTTGGTGGAATAACAATAGGAGACCATGTAAGAATTGCGGCAAACACAGTGGTGCGAACGGATATTCCTCCTCATTCGCTTGTCTATGGCAATCCGGCAGTGATTGTTCATTAA
- a CDS encoding acyltransferase family protein — protein sequence MVQKERIFYWDVIKAFAIFLVVWGHCLQYLQVDTEKCWGSCTSGFIYSFHMPLFMMVSGYFARGIYQKNFSDNLKHKTLQILLPSISTYIVVGLMLIYVRHEQWGYGLVKLGVNCFTSFWFLKALYILYVVGIVFMWIYRKSKYMALVWGISLFIFLRDDVEFVHCMSMLPFFLIGMLLYKFEERFWGNKFKIALVSAFICAILCLRYDIVDYNMYMHPFHFDMPSIYLFVIRTLIGTFASLLCIILIRLICDRLGDIGLVRAFAKVGTMTLGIYIFHREIVLLSNRFAVKVEALNIFGDSDMGELFYEYGICLTATLLFMAISILIILILRKNKYSRLIFLGEK from the coding sequence ATGGTACAAAAAGAAAGAATCTTTTATTGGGATGTTATTAAAGCATTTGCAATATTTCTTGTAGTGTGGGGACACTGCCTCCAATATCTTCAAGTGGATACGGAAAAATGTTGGGGGTCTTGTACTTCTGGTTTTATCTACTCTTTTCACATGCCCCTTTTTATGATGGTGAGCGGTTATTTTGCTCGTGGTATTTACCAAAAGAACTTTTCGGACAACCTGAAACATAAGACTTTACAGATTCTATTGCCTTCTATTTCTACTTATATTGTTGTAGGACTCATGCTGATATATGTAAGACATGAGCAATGGGGATATGGATTGGTTAAGTTGGGAGTGAATTGTTTTACAAGTTTTTGGTTTTTGAAAGCACTCTATATCTTGTATGTAGTAGGTATCGTATTTATGTGGATTTATCGGAAAAGTAAATATATGGCTTTGGTGTGGGGCATATCCTTGTTCATCTTTTTACGTGATGATGTGGAATTTGTTCATTGTATGTCGATGTTGCCTTTCTTCTTAATCGGTATGCTCTTATATAAATTTGAGGAAAGATTTTGGGGAAATAAGTTCAAGATAGCTTTGGTCAGTGCTTTTATATGCGCTATTTTGTGCTTACGCTATGACATTGTTGATTATAATATGTATATGCATCCTTTCCATTTTGATATGCCATCAATTTATCTCTTTGTGATAAGAACACTTATCGGAACATTTGCAAGTTTACTATGTATTATATTGATTCGTTTAATTTGTGATAGGTTAGGCGATATTGGTTTGGTACGAGCTTTTGCCAAGGTAGGAACTATGACGTTAGGTATTTATATTTTTCATAGAGAAATAGTATTATTGTCTAATCGTTTCGCAGTAAAGGTAGAGGCCTTAAATATCTTTGGTGATTCTGATATGGGGGAGTTGTTTTATGAATACGGTATTTGCCTAACTGCCACCTTGCTGTTTATGGCTATAAGCATTTTAATCATTCTGATCTTAAGAAAGAACAAATATTCGAGACTGATTTTCTTAGGTGAAAAATAA
- a CDS encoding glycosyltransferase family 61 protein, with the protein MATYNYDFVNDKFRDEVIWKTRQNCLVETPLKVICYKDAYVFPFKEGQRGEVVTADGITLASDFKEKTSLDKFDTTGLRHGKKAIFVGSLWIYIWGHCFTDHFNKAWFVNTDECRKLQNEGAELVFISCTTQVPKYIQLIFQYAGIDLHQVRMITDPTRFEQLYVPENCYYHTCDKWHRYYTREYLGLLDNIWKNVTKEAEIAGNYPVYDNIYLTRTQGKFGSLWKDLGEKAIENAFAKDGYTVIAPEKHTVAQQFWMMMNCKRLVATDGSICHASCFCKPHTKVTVLCKADFLVEHQIVSNQIANLDVTYVSVHHSFFVDKKQPWHGPYLLCITNNLERYMGYKIPHLPFFLTKNFVKYCIRKTYVSIFGNMEWMNNIVRKQLKKS; encoded by the coding sequence ATGGCTACGTATAATTATGACTTTGTCAACGATAAGTTCAGAGACGAAGTGATTTGGAAAACCCGGCAGAATTGTTTGGTGGAAACGCCTCTCAAAGTAATATGCTATAAAGATGCGTATGTCTTTCCATTTAAGGAAGGGCAAAGAGGTGAGGTTGTCACAGCCGATGGGATAACCTTGGCTTCCGATTTCAAGGAAAAAACTTCTTTGGATAAGTTTGATACCACAGGGCTAAGACACGGGAAAAAGGCAATCTTTGTGGGCTCTCTTTGGATTTATATTTGGGGACATTGTTTTACAGATCATTTCAATAAGGCTTGGTTTGTCAATACGGATGAGTGTCGCAAACTTCAAAATGAAGGAGCTGAACTGGTTTTTATCTCTTGTACTACCCAGGTTCCTAAGTATATTCAACTGATATTCCAATATGCAGGAATAGATTTGCATCAAGTAAGAATGATAACTGATCCTACTCGGTTTGAACAGCTCTATGTCCCGGAAAATTGTTATTACCATACTTGTGACAAATGGCATAGATATTATACAAGGGAGTATCTTGGATTGTTGGACAACATTTGGAAAAATGTAACAAAAGAGGCTGAAATTGCAGGAAATTATCCTGTTTATGACAACATCTATCTGACCCGCACACAAGGCAAGTTTGGAAGTCTATGGAAAGATTTGGGAGAGAAAGCGATAGAAAACGCATTTGCCAAGGATGGATATACAGTAATCGCTCCAGAGAAACATACGGTGGCACAACAGTTCTGGATGATGATGAATTGTAAAAGATTGGTAGCAACGGATGGTTCTATTTGCCATGCCTCTTGCTTCTGTAAGCCTCATACGAAAGTCACTGTATTGTGCAAGGCTGATTTTTTGGTGGAGCATCAGATCGTTTCCAATCAAATAGCCAACTTGGATGTGACATACGTTTCAGTACATCATTCTTTTTTTGTAGATAAGAAGCAGCCTTGGCATGGCCCTTATCTCCTTTGCATAACAAATAATTTGGAGCGATATATGGGATATAAGATACCTCACCTCCCTTTCTTTCTTACAAAGAATTTTGTGAAATATTGTATCAGAAAAACCTATGTTTCTATTTTCGGGAATATGGAATGGATGAACAATATAGTTCGTAAACAACTAAAGAAGTCATAA
- a CDS encoding SDR family NAD(P)-dependent oxidoreductase, whose protein sequence is MEKVLITGGAGFIGSNIALKLLAKGYSVVVLDSLSEQIHGSEPEHTSPLYISIKDKVEFIKGDVNKREDWMEALDGVNYVIHLASETGTGQSMYEIEKYVGTNIGGTALLLDILANNPHYVKRVVVAESRAIYGEGKYVCPKCGEVYPYERKEEDMSKGDFECKCPKCGGVVQLVGTTEDSLIRPSSVYGITKQVEGQLVHLVCKSIGIESVSFRYQNVYGPGQSLSNPYTGILSIFSTRIKNGNGLNIFEDGKETRDFVYIEDVVDATILGMEVPEADGYVFNVGTGVAIDVLTVAQTLCDKYGIQVPITVSGNYRLGDIRHNFADITLARRILNFEPKWNFADGIEQFVKWVNLQEVQEDNYEASIEEMKNKGLYK, encoded by the coding sequence ATGGAAAAAGTTTTAATTACTGGTGGTGCTGGTTTTATAGGTTCCAACATCGCCTTGAAGTTACTAGCCAAAGGCTATTCAGTTGTCGTGTTAGATTCTCTTTCTGAGCAGATCCATGGTTCTGAACCTGAACATACATCTCCTCTATATATCAGTATTAAGGATAAAGTCGAGTTTATCAAAGGGGACGTTAACAAGCGGGAAGATTGGATGGAGGCTCTTGATGGTGTAAATTACGTCATTCATTTGGCTTCAGAGACGGGTACCGGTCAGTCTATGTATGAGATAGAGAAATATGTTGGTACAAACATCGGTGGTACAGCTTTGTTGCTTGATATTCTTGCCAACAATCCTCATTATGTGAAGCGTGTGGTCGTGGCAGAGTCAAGAGCTATCTATGGTGAGGGTAAATATGTGTGTCCTAAATGTGGTGAAGTCTATCCTTATGAAAGAAAAGAAGAAGACATGAGTAAGGGTGATTTTGAGTGTAAATGCCCTAAATGTGGTGGTGTGGTTCAATTAGTAGGAACTACAGAAGATAGTCTCATACGACCATCATCTGTATATGGCATCACTAAGCAGGTGGAAGGTCAGTTGGTGCATCTCGTTTGCAAGAGTATTGGCATTGAGTCTGTATCATTTAGATACCAAAATGTTTATGGTCCAGGTCAATCTCTTTCTAATCCTTATACTGGAATCCTGAGTATTTTCTCCACACGTATCAAAAATGGTAACGGATTGAATATTTTTGAGGATGGCAAGGAAACAAGAGACTTTGTTTATATTGAAGATGTTGTAGATGCTACAATTTTGGGAATGGAAGTGCCTGAGGCAGATGGGTACGTGTTTAATGTGGGTACTGGAGTTGCTATTGATGTTCTTACTGTGGCACAGACTCTTTGTGATAAGTATGGGATTCAAGTACCTATTACTGTATCAGGGAATTATCGTTTAGGTGATATTCGGCATAATTTTGCAGATATTACCTTAGCTCGCCGGATTTTAAACTTTGAACCGAAATGGAACTTTGCTGATGGCATCGAGCAGTTTGTAAAATGGGTTAATCTTCAAGAGGTGCAGGAAGATAATTATGAAGCATCTATTGAGGAAATGAAGAATAAGGGACTTTATAAATGA
- a CDS encoding NAD-dependent epimerase/dehydratase family protein codes for MKVLVTGANGYIGRHVVKSLLDKGVEVIACDICTNDIDSRAMCKNLNLFDLPEGNVFENLGSPDVCLHMAWRNGFIHNAPTQMGDLSAHYYFLTALIDGGLKQLAVMGTMHEVGYWEGAIDENTPCNPISMYGIAKDALRRSMMLYAQQKDVVFQWLRCFYILGDDMRNNSIFGKLLRAAEEGKTTFPFTTGKNKYDFIEVDKLADLLVSSVVQSEVTGLINCCTGHPVSLAERVETFIKEHHLDIKLEYGAFPDRPYDSPCIYGDATKMNIIMKR; via the coding sequence ATGAAAGTATTGGTTACTGGTGCGAATGGCTACATAGGACGTCATGTGGTCAAATCACTTTTAGATAAAGGTGTAGAGGTGATAGCTTGCGATATTTGTACAAATGACATCGATTCCAGGGCTATGTGCAAGAATTTAAATCTTTTTGATTTGCCGGAAGGAAATGTTTTTGAGAATTTAGGCTCTCCTGATGTTTGCTTGCATATGGCTTGGCGTAATGGCTTCATTCATAATGCACCTACTCAAATGGGTGACCTTTCAGCTCACTACTACTTTCTTACAGCTTTAATTGATGGTGGTTTGAAGCAATTGGCAGTTATGGGAACAATGCATGAGGTAGGCTATTGGGAAGGAGCAATTGATGAAAATACGCCTTGCAATCCGATTTCTATGTATGGTATTGCTAAGGATGCTCTTCGCCGTAGTATGATGCTGTATGCGCAACAGAAAGATGTTGTCTTTCAATGGTTGAGATGTTTTTATATCCTTGGTGACGATATGCGTAATAATTCGATATTCGGTAAGTTGCTGCGGGCTGCGGAAGAAGGGAAAACAACATTTCCGTTTACTACAGGCAAGAACAAGTATGATTTCATAGAAGTTGATAAACTGGCAGATTTACTGGTCTCTTCGGTTGTTCAATCGGAGGTTACAGGCCTCATCAACTGCTGTACAGGTCATCCTGTCAGTCTGGCGGAGAGAGTCGAAACTTTTATTAAAGAACATCATCTGGATATTAAACTTGAGTATGGAGCTTTCCCGGACAGACCTTACGACTCTCCTTGTATTTATGGTGATGCTACGAAAATGAATATAATCATGAAACGATGA
- a CDS encoding serine acetyltransferase: MKRKLYYFFGAFHILCYCFYRRRIKEIDEDLFRFTGGVGMKQFAGQLFRKEYRTVFYYRLPFYWAFFLNILLRKMENCDIHCRIKGGLKIVHGFSSVLSARSIGSNFEFYQNVTVGWGRDGNPTIGDNVSIYAGAVVAGNIHIGNNVKITANSFVRKDVPDNTLVFGNPAQYKPLVDENVNS, translated from the coding sequence ATGAAAAGAAAATTATATTACTTCTTTGGTGCGTTTCACATTCTTTGTTATTGTTTTTATCGCCGCAGAATAAAAGAAATAGATGAGGATTTATTTCGCTTTACAGGGGGAGTCGGAATGAAACAATTTGCAGGACAGTTGTTTCGCAAGGAATATCGGACAGTGTTCTATTATAGGTTACCTTTCTATTGGGCTTTCTTCTTGAATATCCTCCTCAGGAAAATGGAAAATTGTGACATTCATTGTCGTATCAAGGGTGGGCTTAAGATTGTACATGGTTTTTCGTCTGTACTGAGTGCCCGTAGTATAGGGAGTAATTTCGAGTTCTATCAGAATGTTACTGTCGGATGGGGAAGAGATGGTAATCCTACTATTGGAGACAATGTAAGCATCTATGCAGGAGCTGTTGTTGCTGGTAATATCCATATAGGAAACAACGTGAAGATTACTGCCAACAGTTTTGTCAGAAAGGATGTGCCTGACAATACTCTAGTGTTTGGTAATCCAGCCCAATATAAGCCTTTAGTTGATGAAAATGTTAACTCTTAA
- a CDS encoding glycosyltransferase family 32 protein, giving the protein MIPKIVHYSWFSGDSYPEHLKACMDTWKKVLPDYEFVLWDAKRLAECNNVFANEAVSVRKWAFAADFVRLYAVYHYGGIWLDTDVELFKSFDPFLNDGMFIGREYYVHHDKMGVEYTMLTSHCFGAEKEHPFIGECLEYYKNRHFIRSYNERLEQRLRYDMTIIPDLQMSLAQNYGFDNRNVNNKKQVLENGIHVYPYQYFDQPGYTSMKDVVCIHRVAQSWNPNAKGNTANSVTDLKKKTLGYYKMKVQRRIAKMIQDL; this is encoded by the coding sequence ATGATACCCAAAATTGTTCATTACTCTTGGTTTAGTGGCGACTCATATCCAGAGCACTTGAAGGCTTGCATGGATACATGGAAAAAGGTGTTGCCTGACTATGAATTTGTGTTGTGGGATGCTAAGCGATTGGCGGAGTGTAACAACGTGTTTGCCAATGAGGCGGTGAGTGTGAGAAAATGGGCTTTTGCAGCGGATTTCGTACGCTTGTATGCCGTTTATCATTACGGGGGCATTTGGTTGGATACAGATGTGGAGCTGTTCAAGAGTTTCGATCCTTTTCTCAATGATGGTATGTTTATCGGAAGAGAGTACTATGTGCATCATGACAAGATGGGAGTGGAGTATACAATGCTTACCTCGCATTGTTTTGGTGCGGAGAAAGAGCACCCTTTTATCGGTGAATGTCTAGAATATTATAAGAACCGCCACTTCATCCGTTCGTACAACGAGCGTTTGGAACAGCGTCTACGCTATGATATGACGATTATTCCTGATCTTCAGATGAGCCTAGCGCAGAACTATGGTTTCGATAACCGCAATGTTAACAACAAGAAGCAAGTCCTAGAGAATGGCATACATGTTTATCCTTACCAGTATTTTGATCAGCCAGGTTATACGAGCATGAAGGATGTAGTTTGCATCCATCGTGTTGCACAGAGCTGGAATCCTAACGCTAAGGGTAACACAGCAAATTCTGTTACCGACTTGAAGAAGAAGACCTTAGGATATTACAAAATGAAAGTACAGCGAAGAATTGCAAAAATGATTCAGGACCTTTAG